The following coding sequences lie in one Arachis ipaensis cultivar K30076 chromosome B03, Araip1.1, whole genome shotgun sequence genomic window:
- the LOC107633397 gene encoding uncharacterized protein LOC107633397 codes for MRKYGVIHKVATACHPLINGQVEVSNCKINRILEKVVKPQRKNWSARLGDALWAYQTAYKTSIRMSPFQLIYSKSYHLPVEIEHKAYWVVKECNMGMQKGSVERKLQLEELEFLRLEAYENSKIYNEKTKAVQDQNIW; via the coding sequence ATGAGGAAGTATGGTGTGATTCATAAAGTTGCTACTGCTTGTCATCCTCTTATAAATGGCCAAGTTGAGGTTTCAAACTGTAAAATCAATAGGATTCTGGAAAAGGTGGTAAAACCCCAAAGAAAAAATTGGAGTGCAAGGCTAGGAGATGCTTTGTGGGCCTACCAAACTGCATACAAGACATCAATAAGAATGAGCCCATTTCAGTTGATTTATAGTAAAAGTTACCATCTTCCTGTTGAAATTgagcacaaggcctactgggtgGTAAAAGAGTGCAATATGGGCATGCAGAAGGGGAGTGTGGAGAGAAAATTGCAATTGGAGGAACTAGAATTCCTAAGACTAGAGGCATATGAGAATTCCAAGATCTATAATGAGAAAACCAAGGCAGTACAAGATCAGAACATCTGGTAA